The Malus domestica chromosome 10, GDT2T_hap1 genome contains a region encoding:
- the LOC114827239 gene encoding pathogen-related protein-like, producing the protein MASLGVEGDKYRSYLTGEGEKNTKWNFGATPNYDVANKLFEEGRTNIWPPGSLEEEVQNLVKTWEMELFHKSNPDDFKTLDPNKYTVSLNGRKGINIEEVGKLGGGYNYFLQTSLPEKLRGYNPVEETAESSHKAFTTTFPRGFALEVLQVYSGPPEIVYKFRHWGYMEGPFKGHAPSGEMVEFFGMAIFTVDEHKKLVKMEFFFDPGQLLGGLLKGAELGNSSEETASSCPVLRSTG; encoded by the exons ATGGCATCTTTAGGTGTTGAGGGAGACAAGTACCGTTCCTATTTGactggagaaggagaaaagaacaCCAAATGGAATTTTGGTGCCACTCCTAACTATGATGTTGCCAACAAGCTCTTTGAGGAAGGCAGAACaaat ATATGGCCACCCGGGTCACTGGAAGAAGAGGTGCAGAACCTTGTAAAGACATGGGAGATGGAGCTTTTCCACAAGTCCAACCCTGATGATTTCAAAACACTTGATCCCAACAAATACACTGTCAGCTTAAATG GAAGGAAAGGCATAAATATTGAAGAAGTAGGGAAACTTGGGGGAGGATATAACTATTTTCTGCAGACCTCACTGCCCGAGAAACTCAGGGGATATAATCCAGTTGAGGAAACAGCAGAATCATCGCACAAGGCTTTCACCACAACATTCCCTCGTGGATTTGCGTTGGAGGTCCTCCAAGTTTATTCTGGGCCACCAGAGATTGTCTACAAATTCAGGCACTGGGGTTACATGGAGGGCCCCTTCAAGGGCCATGCTCCCTCTGGAGAAATGGTTGAGTTCTTTGGAATGGCCATTTTTACG GTGGACGAACACAAGAAACTTGTTAAGATGGAGTTCTTCTTTGACCCTGGACAGTTACTTGGAGGTCTTCTGAAGGGTGCGGAACTGGGTAATTCTTCCGAAGAGACAGCTTCAAGCTGCCCAGTCCTGAGGAGCACAGGGTAG
- the LOC139188945 gene encoding uncharacterized protein, which yields MEHTVQESDPGSRHEGKGKERAGSVPWKDLRVATRPKDFGDINNCLAGRRFAFDELGEPLAKDESDCDRMLKLSSYVMAEYHDRLQEVERYKAKLKENKQLVDEARRNKGLLTQALQLKDETMESLKRRNGENLRLKKLFEATKKQLEVATLEVSKVRGELDGALVEISELEKSIPTEREAAVQEYLSSSTFHLAIKPYCAQEACFEKRKWMAVLDRYDDGSILRKYHEDIDEHHRKGETFVLAVDPSSEDESDNEGSADAQTQHGEEDLGDAEDDGRTRSDTARGSASDENE from the exons atggagcacactgtccaggaaagtgatcctggttcccgccatgaggggaaaggcaaggaaagagctggcagtgtcccgtggaaggacttgagggttgccacgcggccaaaggattttggggatatcaacaattgcttggcagggcgtcgattcgccttcgatgagctcggagagcccttagctaaggatgaatcggattgcgaccggatgttgaagctgtcttcatat gtcatggccgagtatcacgacagactgcaagaggttgagcggtacaaggcaaaactgaaggagaataagcagcttgtggacgaggcccgaaggaataagggacttttgactcaggctctccaactgaaggacgaaaccatggagagcttgaaaaggcgaaatggtgagaacctaaggcttaagaaattgtttgaggcaactaaaaaacaattggaggtggctaccttggaggtatccaaggttaggggagaattggatggtgccttagttgagatttctgaactggagaagagcattccaactgaaagggaggctgctgtgcaagaatacttaagttcttcgacctttcatcttgctattaaaccctactgtgctcaagaagcttgctttgaaaaaaggaaatggatggccgtccttgatcgttatgatgatgggagcattcttcgaaaataccacgaagatatagatgagcatcatcgaaagggcgagacatttgtccttgctgttgatcctagcagcgaagatgagtctgataatgaaggtagtgctgatgcacagactcagcatggtgaagaggatcttggggatgcagaggatgatggtaggacgcggagtgatactgccaggggttcggcttcagatgagaatgaatag